One genomic segment of Hymenobacter psoromatis includes these proteins:
- the rplF gene encoding 50S ribosomal protein L6 encodes MSRIGKLPISLPTGVQVSVDKENTVTVKGPKGTLTQAVDRDIAVALEDGQVVVTRPTEQKRHKAMHGLYRSLINNMITGVNTGYEHKLELVGVGYKATLSGKSLELSLGYSHNVYLAMPPEVSATAVTEKGKNPIVTLTSIDKQLVGQVAAKIRSLRKVEPYKGKGVRFVGEIVRRKAGKTAAKK; translated from the coding sequence ATGTCCCGCATTGGTAAACTGCCGATTAGCTTGCCCACCGGCGTGCAGGTATCGGTTGACAAAGAGAACACCGTAACGGTGAAAGGCCCGAAAGGCACCCTGACCCAGGCCGTAGACCGCGACATCGCGGTAGCTCTGGAAGACGGTCAGGTGGTAGTGACTCGTCCGACCGAGCAGAAGCGCCACAAGGCCATGCACGGCCTGTACCGCTCGCTCATCAACAACATGATTACCGGCGTTAATACCGGTTACGAGCACAAGCTTGAGCTGGTCGGCGTAGGTTACAAAGCCACCTTATCGGGTAAGTCGTTGGAATTATCGCTCGGCTACTCGCACAACGTATACTTGGCTATGCCTCCCGAAGTATCGGCCACTGCCGTTACCGAAAAAGGTAAAAACCCTATCGTGACTTTGACCAGCATCGACAAGCAGCTTGTTGGTCAGGTAGCCGCTAAAATCCGCTCACTACGGAAGGTAGAGCCTTATAAAGGCAAAGGCGTGCGTTTTGTGGGTGAGATTGTTCGTCGTAAAGCTGGCAAGACTGCCGCTAAAAAGTAA
- a CDS encoding TolC family protein: MHAFRSLLWVALGLPLAGWGQSPTPLTLSQALATARTSYPALRARQAGIAAAAADVRTVRSNYLPQLTAQAQALDGTSNQVRGASLGGVGISESGVRDYTSSQASWTSQGTLFIDWPAVTFGRFRADVQRAQAGVSQAQADYEQELFTHQVQVADAYLLALSAQKAVALQEANLHRTQALRRVIRAGTLSGIRAGIDSSTANAETSRAQLQLLVSEQQAEQQRVRLAGLLGTPTQALNLSDSARFFTHLPELPAAAADTANLLHHPTLQAYQQRVAASNALANSLSFNNLPTLSVVGGTWGRGSGAATPANADGTYNIDSSPGAGLPFKVYNYAVGAALTWHVTELIHTRRAVVAQLARSTQARADFDQQALQLRTEQHNAQLQLELVRQSAREAPVQLDAARRAYVQAQARYNAGLDNLVVLTQATLVLNRAETDQAIALNNVWRALLLRAATSGDLGIFTSQLP, encoded by the coding sequence ATGCACGCATTCCGTTCTCTTTTATGGGTGGCGCTGGGGTTGCCGCTGGCTGGCTGGGGCCAGTCGCCTACCCCCCTCACCCTATCCCAAGCGCTGGCTACCGCTCGCACTTCCTACCCGGCTTTGCGGGCGCGCCAGGCCGGCATTGCGGCGGCGGCGGCCGACGTGCGCACGGTGCGGTCGAACTACCTGCCGCAGCTCACGGCGCAGGCGCAGGCGCTCGACGGCACTTCCAACCAGGTGCGCGGGGCCTCGCTGGGGGGGGTAGGCATCAGCGAGTCGGGGGTGCGCGACTACACCAGCAGCCAGGCTTCCTGGACCAGCCAGGGCACGCTGTTTATTGACTGGCCGGCCGTGACGTTTGGCCGCTTCCGCGCCGACGTGCAACGCGCCCAGGCCGGCGTGAGCCAGGCCCAGGCCGACTATGAGCAGGAGCTATTCACGCACCAGGTGCAGGTGGCCGATGCCTACCTGCTGGCCCTATCCGCGCAAAAAGCCGTGGCCTTGCAGGAAGCCAACCTGCACCGCACTCAGGCCCTGCGCCGCGTGATTCGGGCGGGCACGCTGTCGGGCATTCGGGCGGGCATTGATAGCTCAACGGCTAATGCCGAAACCTCGCGGGCGCAGCTTCAGCTGCTGGTGAGCGAGCAGCAGGCCGAGCAGCAGCGCGTGCGGCTGGCGGGGCTTCTGGGCACACCCACGCAGGCGCTCAATCTGAGCGACTCAGCGCGGTTTTTTACGCACCTGCCGGAGTTGCCGGCGGCGGCGGCTGATACGGCCAACCTGCTCCATCACCCTACCCTGCAAGCGTATCAGCAGCGCGTGGCGGCCTCTAATGCACTAGCTAACTCCTTGTCCTTCAACAATCTTCCTACCCTATCGGTGGTTGGCGGCACCTGGGGCCGGGGCTCGGGCGCGGCCACACCAGCCAACGCGGACGGTACTTATAACATCGACTCAAGTCCGGGCGCGGGCCTGCCCTTCAAGGTCTATAACTACGCCGTGGGGGCGGCGCTTACCTGGCACGTGACGGAGCTGATTCATACCCGGCGGGCCGTGGTGGCGCAGCTGGCCCGCTCGACCCAGGCCCGCGCCGACTTCGACCAGCAAGCCTTGCAGCTGCGCACCGAGCAGCATAATGCGCAGCTCCAATTGGAGCTGGTGCGCCAAAGCGCCCGCGAGGCCCCGGTGCAGCTCGATGCCGCCCGCCGGGCCTACGTGCAGGCGCAGGCCCGCTACAACGCCGGCCTCGACAACCTGGTAGTGCTTACGCAAGCCACGCTGGTGCTCAACCGGGCCGAAACCGACCAGGCCATCGCCCTCAACAATGTGTGGCGGGCGCTGCTGCTGCGGGCCGCTACGAGCGGCGACCTCGGCATTTTTACCAGCCAGCTACCCTAG
- the rpsE gene encoding 30S ribosomal protein S5, translating to MAEYNNNNRGGAPGGNDRGGNNRGGNDRRGNDRGGRGNDSSVQGDSDFKEKVVAINRVAKVVKGGRRFSFSAIVVVGDGKGNVGYGLGKANEVTDAIAKGIDDARKNVVKVPLYKHTVPHVMEGRYGGGFVLVQPAAAGTGVIAGGAMRAVFESAGIKDVLAKSKGSSNPHNVVKATFAALAKMRDPMQIAQARGISLARVFNG from the coding sequence ATGGCAGAGTATAATAACAATAATCGTGGTGGCGCTCCAGGTGGAAACGACCGCGGTGGCAACAATCGGGGGGGTAACGACCGTCGCGGCAACGACCGCGGTGGACGCGGCAACGATAGCTCGGTTCAGGGCGACTCGGATTTCAAAGAAAAAGTAGTAGCTATCAACCGCGTCGCTAAGGTGGTGAAAGGTGGTCGTCGCTTCAGCTTCTCGGCTATCGTGGTGGTAGGTGACGGCAAAGGCAACGTAGGTTACGGCCTAGGCAAAGCCAATGAAGTAACCGACGCCATTGCCAAAGGCATTGATGACGCTCGCAAAAACGTAGTGAAAGTACCGCTGTATAAGCATACTGTTCCTCACGTGATGGAAGGTCGCTACGGTGGAGGCTTTGTACTCGTACAGCCCGCTGCCGCTGGTACGGGCGTAATTGCTGGCGGTGCTATGCGCGCCGTGTTCGAATCAGCGGGCATTAAGGACGTACTTGCCAAGTCAAAAGGTTCTTCAAACCCCCACAACGTGGTAAAGGCTACTTTTGCTGCACTCGCTAAAATGCGTGACCCTATGCAAATTGCTCAGGCTCGCGGTATTTCTCTTGCTCGCGTTTTTAACGGTTAA
- a CDS encoding efflux RND transporter permease subunit: MLKASLSRPIAVIVALLGVLVFAALALGRIPVDIFPRLNLPTIYIAQPYGGMTPAQMEGFIATRYQNQMLYVSGIQSVEVKNIQGLCLVKCTFYEDTNMAQAAGEVASQVSRVLSYFPPGTVPPVVVRFDASSLPVGELVFSSKTASLGQMQDLASTRVRPLFSQIPGASAPSPFGGNERTVVIRVDPERMKSYALTPDAIVAAIVRNNQISPAGAVSIGDYTVLTPSNTTVSKVPDFLNIPLRTGVGPTVFVRDVAKVEDATDTPVGYALINGKRSVYIPVTKSADASTMSVVKDLRAKLPEMQALLPPTIKLTYEFDQSVYVTQAVRSLAFEGGLGALLTGLVVLLFLRDFRSSAIVILTIPASILAAILLLQLTGQTINLMTLSGLSLAIGILVDQATVVIENIHQHLEMGQPKARAILEASQEVSFPLLLITLSILAVFAPSFLMTGVPRGMFIPLSLSVGFSIIVSYLLSQSFVPVVANWWLKAHPHATPHELTVLPDLTGPAEQQQERYEVTHPEKVSGFERVKLHYLRILDKLLAHRALVITIYGVVCLTVAGLCFYFIGQDMMPEITHSKQFQVRLIAPQGMRIERTEERTKRLIDIIGQLVGPQNVTITSAFVGLTPSSYGTSALYVFNAGPHEADLQVNLAEEYKVKNLDDLKDRIRQAVAKQLPDVQLSFEPIDLTDKIMSQGAQTPIEVLIGGKDLTDGEAFAERLVARLHQIPYLRDVRINQPLRYPTVQIDIDRERAAQFGLTPDQISRSLVAATSSSRFTAKNLWLDRSKGFAYQVQVQLSAQDMNSKADMLNIPLVPGQLRPTLGDVATLRSATMPGEYDRIGPRRIITVSANISHKDLGTATRAVQRAVQALGTPPRGAVVTIRGLAQLLQETLGSLQTGLGLAVVVIFLLLAANYQSLKVAGVVLVTVPAVLAGSLGLLLVTGETLNLQSYMGLIMSVGVSVANAVLVVTNAESLRLRYHDAVAAARVAGASRLRPILMTSIAMIAGMLPMASGLGESGEQTAPLGRAVIGGLLASTVAALFILPVVFAAVQRKTSFVSVSLDPDDRESATYDGEPLPVAERELVAH, translated from the coding sequence ATGCTCAAAGCTTCTCTTTCCAGGCCGATTGCCGTTATCGTGGCGCTCCTGGGTGTTCTCGTGTTTGCAGCGCTGGCGCTGGGGCGCATTCCGGTGGATATTTTTCCGCGCCTCAACCTGCCCACCATCTACATCGCGCAGCCCTACGGCGGCATGACGCCGGCCCAGATGGAGGGCTTCATCGCCACCCGCTATCAGAACCAGATGCTCTACGTGTCGGGCATTCAGAGCGTGGAGGTGAAGAATATTCAGGGTTTGTGCCTCGTCAAATGCACGTTTTACGAAGACACCAACATGGCGCAGGCCGCCGGCGAGGTGGCCTCGCAGGTGAGCCGGGTGCTCAGCTACTTCCCGCCCGGCACGGTGCCGCCCGTGGTGGTGCGCTTCGATGCTAGCTCGCTGCCGGTGGGTGAGCTGGTTTTCAGCAGCAAAACGGCCTCGCTGGGCCAGATGCAGGACCTGGCCTCGACGCGGGTGCGACCGCTGTTTTCGCAGATTCCGGGGGCCTCGGCACCGTCGCCCTTCGGTGGCAACGAACGCACGGTCGTCATTCGGGTGGACCCCGAGCGCATGAAAAGCTACGCCCTCACGCCCGACGCGATAGTGGCCGCCATTGTGCGCAACAACCAGATATCGCCGGCCGGCGCGGTAAGCATCGGCGACTACACGGTGCTCACGCCCAGCAACACGACCGTGAGCAAGGTGCCCGATTTCCTCAATATCCCGCTGCGGACGGGGGTAGGGCCGACGGTGTTCGTGCGCGACGTGGCCAAGGTGGAGGACGCGACCGATACGCCAGTGGGCTACGCCCTCATCAATGGCAAGCGCTCAGTCTATATTCCGGTCACGAAGTCGGCCGATGCTTCCACCATGAGCGTGGTGAAGGACCTGCGCGCCAAGCTGCCCGAAATGCAGGCCCTGCTACCCCCCACTATCAAGCTGACCTACGAGTTTGACCAGTCGGTGTACGTGACGCAGGCCGTGCGCAGCCTAGCCTTCGAGGGTGGGCTCGGGGCGCTGCTGACGGGCTTGGTAGTGCTGCTATTCTTGCGCGACTTCCGCAGCTCGGCCATCGTTATTCTGACCATTCCGGCTTCCATTCTGGCCGCCATTCTGCTGCTTCAACTCACGGGCCAGACTATCAACCTAATGACGCTTTCGGGCCTGTCGCTCGCCATCGGCATCCTGGTGGACCAGGCCACGGTGGTGATTGAGAATATTCACCAGCACCTGGAAATGGGCCAACCCAAGGCCCGCGCCATCCTGGAAGCCAGCCAGGAAGTGTCGTTTCCGCTGCTGCTCATTACCCTTAGCATTCTGGCCGTGTTCGCACCCTCATTTTTGATGACGGGCGTACCGCGGGGCATGTTTATTCCGCTCTCACTATCAGTGGGCTTTTCGATTATCGTCTCGTACCTGCTTTCGCAAAGTTTCGTACCGGTGGTGGCTAACTGGTGGCTCAAGGCGCACCCGCACGCTACCCCGCACGAGCTAACTGTGCTCCCCGACCTGACCGGGCCCGCTGAGCAGCAGCAGGAACGCTACGAGGTGACGCACCCCGAAAAGGTATCAGGCTTTGAGCGCGTGAAGCTGCATTATTTGCGAATTCTTGATAAGTTATTGGCTCACCGGGCTTTAGTTATCACGATTTACGGGGTAGTCTGCCTAACCGTGGCGGGCCTGTGCTTCTACTTCATTGGGCAGGATATGATGCCCGAAATCACTCACTCGAAGCAGTTTCAGGTGCGCCTCATCGCGCCGCAGGGGATGCGCATCGAGCGCACCGAGGAGCGCACCAAGCGGTTGATTGACATCATCGGGCAGTTGGTGGGGCCGCAGAACGTGACTATCACCTCAGCCTTCGTGGGCCTGACCCCTAGCAGCTACGGTACGAGCGCACTGTACGTGTTCAACGCCGGCCCCCATGAGGCCGACCTGCAAGTGAACCTGGCCGAAGAGTATAAAGTCAAAAATCTGGACGACCTCAAGGACCGGATTCGCCAAGCTGTGGCCAAGCAATTGCCCGATGTGCAGCTCAGCTTCGAGCCTATCGACTTGACGGACAAGATAATGAGCCAGGGCGCGCAAACGCCCATCGAAGTCTTGATTGGGGGTAAGGACCTCACCGACGGCGAAGCCTTTGCCGAGCGCCTCGTAGCGCGCCTGCACCAGATTCCCTACCTGCGCGACGTGCGCATCAACCAGCCCCTGCGCTACCCCACCGTGCAGATTGACATTGACCGCGAGCGGGCCGCGCAGTTTGGCCTGACGCCCGACCAGATTTCGCGCTCGCTGGTGGCAGCCACCAGTAGTAGTCGCTTCACGGCCAAGAACTTGTGGCTCGACCGCAGCAAGGGCTTCGCCTACCAGGTGCAGGTCCAGCTATCGGCGCAGGATATGAACTCGAAGGCCGATATGCTCAACATTCCCTTGGTGCCGGGCCAGCTGCGCCCGACCCTCGGCGACGTGGCAACGTTGCGCTCGGCCACCATGCCGGGCGAATACGACCGCATCGGCCCGCGCCGCATTATTACGGTATCGGCCAATATCTCGCATAAAGACCTGGGCACCGCCACCCGCGCCGTGCAACGCGCCGTGCAGGCGCTGGGCACGCCGCCGCGGGGCGCGGTCGTCACGATTCGTGGCTTGGCGCAACTGCTGCAAGAGACCCTAGGCAGCCTGCAAACCGGCCTGGGCCTGGCCGTGGTAGTTATTTTCCTGCTGCTGGCCGCTAATTACCAGTCCCTCAAAGTGGCGGGGGTAGTGCTGGTAACCGTGCCGGCGGTGCTGGCGGGCTCGCTGGGCCTGCTGCTGGTCACGGGCGAAACCCTCAACTTGCAATCCTACATGGGCCTCATCATGTCGGTGGGCGTGTCGGTGGCCAACGCGGTGCTGGTTGTCACGAACGCGGAGAGCCTGCGCCTGCGCTACCACGATGCCGTAGCCGCCGCCCGCGTGGCCGGCGCATCGCGCCTGCGACCCATCCTGATGACCAGCATCGCTATGATTGCCGGGATGCTCCCAATGGCTTCAGGCCTGGGCGAGAGCGGCGAGCAAACCGCCCCGCTGGGCCGCGCCGTTATCGGCGGCCTGCTGGCTTCCACGGTGGCCGCGCTGTTTATCCTCCCTGTCGTGTTTGCCGCCGTGCAGCGCAAAACCAGCTTCGTCTCCGTCTCACTCGACCCCGACGACCGCGAAAGCGCCACCTACGATGGCGAGCCGCTGCCGGTAGCTGAGCGCGAATTGGTGGCACATTAA
- the rplR gene encoding 50S ribosomal protein L18: MAFDKTSRRKRIQRIIRTKVSGTSERPRLSVFRSNTGIYAQIIDDTAGRTLAAASSKKVTAEGGNGVALAAAVGREIAAKAQEAGITKVVFDRSGYLYHGRIKSLAEGAREGGLNF, translated from the coding sequence ATGGCTTTCGATAAAACATCCCGCCGGAAGCGCATTCAGCGCATTATCCGCACGAAAGTGTCCGGTACGTCGGAGCGCCCGCGCTTGTCGGTGTTCCGCTCCAATACGGGCATCTACGCCCAGATTATTGACGATACGGCTGGCCGCACGCTGGCTGCTGCTTCGTCGAAGAAGGTAACTGCCGAAGGCGGAAACGGAGTGGCTCTGGCTGCTGCCGTAGGCCGCGAAATTGCCGCCAAGGCGCAGGAAGCTGGTATCACGAAAGTGGTATTCGACCGCTCGGGTTACCTCTATCACGGTCGTATTAAATCATTGGCAGAAGGAGCCCGCGAAGGCGGCCTCAATTTCTAA
- a CDS encoding response regulator transcription factor: protein MTILLVEDEVSLASFIQKGIASEGYDLKVAYDGLMGQRLFDQQPYDVVVLDVNLPLLNGFELCRYIKQHSPRQAVLLLTALDGLADKESGFGAGADDYLVKPFEFRELLLRIRALARRSADYAGQQPVLQLADLSLDTNTRTVQRAGRRIELTSREYALLEYLLVNKGRTVSRIDIAEKVWDLHFDTNTNIIDVYINYLRKKIDKNFEQKLLHTVVGMGYLMQG from the coding sequence ATGACTATTCTCCTTGTCGAAGACGAAGTAAGCTTGGCTTCCTTTATTCAAAAAGGCATTGCCAGTGAAGGCTACGACCTTAAAGTGGCTTACGACGGCCTGATGGGACAGCGCTTATTTGACCAGCAACCCTATGATGTGGTAGTGCTGGATGTGAACCTACCCCTACTCAACGGCTTTGAGCTGTGCCGCTACATTAAGCAGCATTCACCGCGGCAGGCAGTATTGCTGCTGACGGCGCTCGATGGATTAGCCGATAAGGAAAGCGGCTTTGGGGCGGGGGCGGATGACTACCTGGTAAAACCGTTTGAGTTTCGGGAGCTGCTGCTGCGCATTCGGGCGCTGGCGCGCCGCAGCGCCGACTACGCAGGCCAGCAGCCGGTACTGCAGTTAGCCGACCTAAGCTTGGACACGAATACCCGCACGGTGCAGCGGGCCGGCCGGCGCATTGAATTGACCAGCCGAGAATACGCCTTGCTGGAATATTTACTGGTGAACAAGGGCCGGACAGTTAGCCGCATTGATATCGCGGAGAAAGTGTGGGATTTGCATTTCGATACTAATACTAATATTATAGACGTTTATATTAACTATTTGCGAAAGAAAATTGATAAAAATTTTGAGCAAAAGCTCTTGCACACGGTGGTGGGCATGGGGTACTTAATGCAAGGCTAG
- the rplO gene encoding 50S ribosomal protein L15, with protein MNLSNLKPAAGSTRNNKRLGRGEGSGGGGTATRGHKGAKSRSGYSRKSGFEGGQMPLQRRVPKFGFTNINRIEYMGINLDVLQGLLEKGTVSSMDQSYFVAAGLVSKNAKVKILGRGELTVALEIHAHAFSKSAVEAIEKAGGKAVTL; from the coding sequence ATGAATCTTTCTAATCTAAAACCTGCCGCCGGTTCAACGCGCAACAACAAGCGCCTCGGTCGGGGTGAAGGCTCAGGTGGTGGTGGTACTGCTACCCGCGGTCACAAAGGTGCTAAGTCACGCTCGGGCTATTCGCGCAAGTCAGGCTTCGAAGGTGGCCAGATGCCGCTGCAGCGCCGCGTACCGAAGTTCGGTTTCACGAACATTAACCGAATCGAATATATGGGCATCAACTTGGACGTGCTTCAAGGTCTGCTCGAAAAAGGTACAGTATCTTCGATGGACCAAAGCTATTTTGTAGCTGCTGGCCTAGTATCGAAAAATGCTAAAGTCAAAATCTTGGGCCGCGGTGAACTTACTGTCGCTCTGGAAATACATGCACATGCTTTCTCGAAGTCGGCTGTTGAAGCCATCGAAAAAGCTGGTGGCAAAGCAGTTACGCTATAA
- the rpmD gene encoding 50S ribosomal protein L30, with product MPQIQIKLVRSAIDRPERQKRTVQALGLNKMNSTATHETNPSILGMVKSIQHLLEVTEL from the coding sequence ATGCCACAGATTCAAATAAAGCTCGTGCGCAGCGCCATTGACCGCCCCGAGCGTCAGAAGCGCACCGTGCAGGCCCTCGGCCTCAATAAGATGAACAGCACTGCTACGCACGAAACCAATCCCAGCATTTTGGGCATGGTGAAGTCGATTCAGCACTTGCTGGAAGTAACCGAACTGTAA
- the rpsH gene encoding 30S ribosomal protein S8 codes for MNTDPIADYLTRLRNALKANHRVVEIPASNIKKEITKVLYHKGYIQSYRFDDTSAQGVIKIALKYNPTTKAPAITKLERVSTPGLRQYRHVGNLPRVLSGLGVAILSTSKGVMTEKEAKNENVGGEVLCYVY; via the coding sequence ATGAATACTGACCCGATTGCCGATTACCTCACCCGGTTGCGCAACGCCCTCAAGGCGAACCACCGGGTAGTGGAAATCCCGGCCAGCAACATCAAAAAGGAAATCACGAAAGTGCTCTATCACAAGGGCTACATTCAGAGCTACCGGTTTGATGACACCTCGGCGCAGGGCGTAATTAAAATCGCCCTCAAGTATAACCCTACCACTAAAGCGCCGGCTATCACCAAGTTGGAGCGGGTGAGCACTCCTGGCTTGCGCCAGTACCGGCATGTGGGCAACTTGCCCCGCGTATTGAGTGGCTTGGGCGTAGCCATTCTGTCTACTTCGAAAGGGGTAATGACAGAAAAAGAGGCTAAAAATGAGAACGTGGGCGGCGAGGTGCTGTGCTACGTATACTAA
- a CDS encoding sensor histidine kinase has product MQIRHKLLLWFAGLVSVLLLAFSTYVYFGYAEFRQQAFQQRLLRKASLLYQVLEDANVGVVLASLPEQADYVYGPGGQLLYKNAAATDFEASSELRNRAQRQGQAAFEFTSPGHAYPKDGVVLAYERPGQPGTYLAIVTAYDAAGFTQRRTLLKTLLYGYLGAVALVALLGLVFARWALQPFDRLIGQLRRPGDTRAFRLRPMSPHDEAGVLASAFNDLLARQEALAQSQQAFIAQASHELRTPLTTIKGWLETSLMYDADAASLREGIRQAAQELDKLTALANGLLHLAHLEGLGTQMERHPLELMDVLLDVVDTVQHQRPQQRLALAVGEGVQQQNAAPIVLGNTHLLRTALTNLIDNACKYSGEQPVTLRLEMHTDQAIQLFIEDQGIGIAPADAARIFQPLTRGSNVQHISGFGIGLTLAQEIIQLHQGQLRLRPRPGGGTVAEVMLPLLAGGG; this is encoded by the coding sequence ATGCAAATCCGCCATAAACTGCTGCTCTGGTTTGCGGGGCTGGTGAGCGTGCTACTGCTGGCTTTTTCTACCTACGTATATTTTGGCTACGCCGAATTTCGGCAGCAGGCTTTTCAGCAGCGGCTGCTGCGCAAGGCCAGCTTGCTGTACCAAGTGCTTGAGGATGCGAATGTGGGCGTGGTGCTGGCTTCGCTGCCCGAGCAGGCCGACTACGTATACGGACCGGGTGGGCAGCTCTTATATAAGAATGCCGCAGCTACCGATTTTGAGGCATCTTCAGAATTAAGAAACCGTGCGCAACGGCAGGGCCAGGCTGCGTTTGAGTTTACCAGCCCTGGGCACGCCTACCCCAAAGATGGCGTGGTGCTGGCCTACGAGCGGCCCGGCCAGCCAGGCACTTACCTAGCCATCGTTACGGCTTACGACGCGGCCGGCTTTACTCAGCGGCGCACGCTGCTGAAAACGCTGCTTTATGGCTACCTGGGAGCCGTGGCGCTGGTAGCCCTGTTGGGGCTGGTATTCGCGCGCTGGGCGTTGCAGCCCTTTGACCGCCTTATTGGGCAGTTGCGGCGGCCGGGCGATACGCGGGCTTTTCGGCTACGCCCCATGAGCCCGCACGACGAAGCCGGCGTGCTGGCCAGCGCCTTCAACGACCTGCTGGCCCGGCAGGAGGCCCTGGCGCAGAGCCAGCAGGCGTTCATTGCGCAGGCTTCGCACGAGTTGCGCACGCCACTTACTACCATCAAGGGGTGGCTCGAAACTTCGCTGATGTATGACGCGGATGCGGCCAGTTTGCGCGAGGGCATTCGCCAAGCGGCTCAGGAGTTGGATAAGCTCACGGCCTTGGCCAATGGGCTGCTGCACCTAGCTCACCTCGAAGGGCTAGGGACCCAAATGGAGCGCCACCCTTTGGAGTTAATGGATGTGCTGCTCGACGTGGTGGATACCGTGCAGCACCAGCGCCCCCAGCAACGGCTGGCTTTGGCGGTGGGCGAAGGGGTGCAGCAGCAAAATGCCGCCCCCATTGTGCTTGGCAACACCCATTTGCTGCGCACAGCCCTTACTAACCTCATTGATAATGCGTGTAAGTATTCGGGCGAGCAGCCCGTAACCTTGCGCTTGGAAATGCATACCGACCAGGCTATTCAGTTGTTTATTGAGGACCAGGGAATTGGCATCGCTCCGGCTGATGCGGCGCGCATTTTTCAGCCCCTCACCCGCGGTAGCAACGTGCAGCATATCAGCGGGTTTGGCATTGGCCTGACCCTGGCACAGGAAATTATTCAGCTGCACCAGGGGCAGCTGCGGCTACGGCCCCGCCCCGGCGGGGGCACCGTGGCGGAGGTTATGCTGCCGCTGCTGGCGGGGGGGGGGTAG